The genomic stretch TTCATAAGGTGTACGACCGCTCTTTCTTGCCCTGCCCCCGCGAAACACGGGGGCATGACAATCTATAACCAAGTCATTCCGTAGGGATAAGTTATGGCCATGAATCGCAAGATGTACGAGCTCACGTACATCCTCACCTCTGTGCTCTCGAACGAGCAAATTGCAGAGGTTGTAGCACGAGTAAACGAAATGATTGAGGGTGCCGGTGGCACCATCATTGAAGTGGATGAATGGGGAACACGAAAACTCGCGTACCCAGTGGACAAAAAAAGGAACGGTTACTATGTTAATCTGTACTTTGAAGGGCCAGGTACGTTGATCCCGCGCATTGAGCGGGCGCTAACCATTGACGATAATGTATTGCGCTCATTAATTCTGGCAATGGATAAGAGTATGGTTGCCCACTATCAGGCAAATAAGTCAAGCAAAAAAACTGCAGCTAAGGCAGAAAGTGAGGAGCAGTAAAGATGTCGCAAAAATACATTGACTACAAGGATACTGACTATTTGAAGCGCTTTATTAACGAGCAAGGCAAAATGCTCCCTAGGCGGGTACTGGATATACCTGCTAAAAAACAGCGGGCAATTGCTCGTGCGATAAAGCGCGCACGGCATCTTGCCTTGTTGCCTTATGTGGCTGATTCGGTACGTTAAAATTGAGGTTCAGAAAGGAATTCTGCGATGAAAGTCATTCTCTTAACTGACGTTCCTAACCTCGGTAATGAAGGAGAGGTTATAAGTGTTAAGAACGGTT from Rhodothermaceae bacterium encodes the following:
- the rpsF gene encoding 30S ribosomal protein S6; the protein is MAMNRKMYELTYILTSVLSNEQIAEVVARVNEMIEGAGGTIIEVDEWGTRKLAYPVDKKRNGYYVNLYFEGPGTLIPRIERALTIDDNVLRSLILAMDKSMVAHYQANKSSKKTAAKAESEEQ
- the rpsR gene encoding 30S ribosomal protein S18; translation: MSQKYIDYKDTDYLKRFINEQGKMLPRRVLDIPAKKQRAIARAIKRARHLALLPYVADSVR